A region of Notolabrus celidotus isolate fNotCel1 chromosome 4, fNotCel1.pri, whole genome shotgun sequence DNA encodes the following proteins:
- the sf3b5 gene encoding splicing factor 3B subunit 5, whose translation MTDRYNIHSQLEHLQSKYIGTGHADTSKWEWLVNQHRDSYCSYMGHFDLLNYFSVAENESKARVRFNLMEKMLQPCGPPADKPDDA comes from the coding sequence ATGACGGACAGATACAACATCCACAGTCAGCTGGAGCATCTTCAGTCCAAATACATTGGCACAGGACACGCAGACACCAGCAAGTGGGAGTGGCTGGTCAATCAGCACAGAGACTCTTACTGCTCCTACATGGGACATTTTGACCTGCTCAACTACTTCTCTGTGGCTGAGAATGAGAGTAAAGCGCGTGTCCGCTTTAACTTGATGGAGAAGATGCTTCAGCCGTGTGGACCGCCAGCAGACAAACCTGATGATGCTTAG